A window of the Chloroflexota bacterium genome harbors these coding sequences:
- a CDS encoding site-specific integrase, translated as MPIRAHGEGSILQRKDGRWQASLQVGGIRKIVYGKTRSEAVQKLKALQETARKNQRLPNAGKVTLSDYLTNWLKQAASHLRPSTKERYIYDAAKIASLGQIPLAKLTPFKLAQFFAELDKTSKRTSLGVYRMLHKALADAERWGLIASNPLAVVDVPKYRPREKRLWEPEQIQMFLRAMLEGKGGTYSSLFVFLLASGCRLGEALGLRWSDIDWHKDTIRIERQVVQVDNKAIEDAPKTRSGVRTITLPAFGLEALKMQKAKAASMRVFVSEVGTTPLRSNLRRSLVGVCKKLGLPVIMIHSLRHLHLSLLAMNGVPVKVAQARAGHSSPTVTMQVYTHVLGDGDKLAAQAMESVLKADNVVD; from the coding sequence ATGCCTATCCGTGCTCATGGCGAAGGCTCTATCCTGCAACGCAAAGATGGCCGTTGGCAGGCTAGCCTGCAAGTTGGCGGCATCCGCAAGATCGTCTATGGCAAGACCAGAAGCGAAGCGGTCCAAAAGCTCAAAGCGCTGCAGGAGACAGCCCGCAAGAACCAGCGCTTGCCCAATGCGGGTAAGGTCACACTAAGCGATTATCTCACCAACTGGTTGAAGCAAGCTGCCTCTCATCTACGGCCTAGCACCAAAGAGAGATACATCTATGATGCGGCTAAGATTGCCTCTCTAGGCCAAATCCCCCTGGCCAAGCTTACTCCCTTCAAACTGGCCCAATTCTTTGCCGAACTGGACAAGACCAGCAAGCGCACATCGCTAGGCGTCTACAGGATGCTTCACAAAGCCCTGGCCGATGCTGAACGATGGGGACTGATTGCCAGCAATCCCTTGGCAGTAGTAGATGTGCCCAAGTATCGACCAAGAGAGAAAAGGTTGTGGGAGCCTGAACAGATACAGATGTTCCTTAGGGCGATGCTTGAAGGCAAGGGTGGGACCTATTCCAGCCTGTTTGTGTTTCTCTTAGCCAGCGGATGCAGGCTAGGCGAGGCGTTAGGCTTACGCTGGAGCGATATCGACTGGCACAAGGACACTATCAGGATTGAACGCCAAGTAGTGCAGGTAGACAACAAGGCGATAGAAGATGCGCCGAAGACCAGGAGCGGCGTTCGGACCATCACCCTGCCAGCGTTTGGCCTTGAAGCCTTGAAGATGCAGAAGGCTAAGGCGGCATCGATGCGAGTGTTTGTGTCTGAGGTAGGGACTACGCCTTTGAGAAGCAATTTACGCCGAAGCCTGGTAGGTGTATGCAAAAAGCTAGGCTTGCCCGTGATAATGATACACAGCCTGCGCCATCTGCATCTTAGCCTGCTAGCGATGAACGGCGTGCCCGTCAAGGTGGCGCAAGCTAGGGCTGGCCACAGTTCGCCCACAGTGACTATGCAGGTGTACACCCACGTGCTAGGCGACGGGGACAAGCTGGCAGCCCAGGCGATGGAAAGCGTTCTTAAGGCTGACAACGTGGTAGACTAG